Proteins from a single region of Sesamum indicum cultivar Zhongzhi No. 13 linkage group LG5, S_indicum_v1.0, whole genome shotgun sequence:
- the LOC105162776 gene encoding cytosolic sulfotransferase 7-like — MEDSSFDLDLELSSLPKEKWLGDDYLFQLGGFWHLPQAIQGVNRVINQFQPLPSDIILASFPKTGTTWLKALLYSIVNRSSKHRLTTENPHSLIPVLEYKTYGTTHASSTANPPCHINDSRRILSTHIPYQLLAKTLGSSECRVVYVTRNPKDTLVSTWHFVNKWKKAKEEGWPFEVAVEKFCHGLIPCGPYYDHVMGYRKLCLDRPKYAHFLTYEGLKNDPKTHVKKLAEFLGCPFQGEDAEAQVQDLVNGCSFEVLSNHEVNMAGGFPSRIAFIPSNSFFRKGVVGDYKEHMSAEVVQKIDALTKEKFHSFGFIYGV, encoded by the coding sequence ATGGAGGATTCTAGTTTTGATTTGGACTTGGAGTTATCTTCActcccaaaagaaaaatggttgGGCGATGATTATCTCTTCCAACTTGGAGGCTTTTGGCATTTGCCTCAAGCGATCCAAGGTGTAAATAGAGTTATTAACCAGTTTCAGCCACTTCCAAGTGATATAATCTTGGCCTCTTTTCCTAAAACTGGCACTACTTGGCTCAAAGCTCTTTTGTACTCAATCGTCAACCGATCCTCCAAACATCGTCTGACTACCGAAAACCCCCACTCGCTGATTCCAGTTTTAGAGTACAAGACCTATGGAACAACTCATGCGTCCTCCACAGCCAACCCACCTTGTCATATTAATGACTCCCGACGAATTCTAAGCACACACATACCATACCAACTCCTAGCCAAAACCCTAGGTTCATCGGAATGTCGTGTAGTTTATGTGACGAGGAATCCAAAGGACACTCTTGTCTCGACATGGCATTTTGTGAACAAGTGGAAGAAGGCGAAGGAGGAGGGATGGCCGTTTGAAGTTGCAGTCGAGAAATTTTGCCATGGACTCATACCTTGTGGGCCTTACTATGATCACGTAATGGGGTACAGAAAGTTATGCTTGGATAGACCAAAATACGCTCACTTTCTAACCTACGAGGGGCTGAAGAATGACCCAAAAACTCATGTCAAGAAGTTGGCTGAGTTCCTTGGGTGTCCCTTTCAAGGGGAGGATGCGGAGGCGCAAGTGCAAGATCTTGTGAACGGTTGCAGTTTTGAGGTACTAAGTAATCATGAGGTGAACATGGCAGGGGGCTTCCCATCAAGAATAGCATTCATACCATCAAATTCTTTCTTCAGAAAGGGTGTTGTCGGGGATTATAAAGAACACATGTCTGCTGAGGTTGTCCAGAAAATTGATGCATTAACCAAAGAGAAATTTCATTCCTTCGGGTTCATTTACGGGGTCTAG